A region of Pseudorca crassidens isolate mPseCra1 chromosome 8, mPseCra1.hap1, whole genome shotgun sequence DNA encodes the following proteins:
- the CYP51A1 gene encoding lanosterol 14-alpha demethylase isoform X3: MVVLGLLQAGRSVLGQAMEQVTGGNLLSMLLIACAFTLSLVYLLRLAVGHLAPLPPGAKSPPYIFSPVPFLGHAIAFGKSPVEFLENAYEKYGPVFSFTMVGKTFTYLLGSDAAALLFNSKNEDLNAEDVYSRLTTPVFGKGVAYDVPNPVFLEQKKMLKSGLNIAHFRQHVSIIEKETKEYFQSWGESGEKNLFEALSELIILTASHCLHGKEIRSQLNEKVAQLYADLDGGFSHAAWLLPGWLPLPSFRRRDRAHREIKNIFYKAIQKRRESGEKIDDILQTLLDSTYKDGHPLTDDEVAGMLIGLLLAGQHTSSTTSAWMGFFLARDKTLQEKCYLEQKTVCGENLPPLTYDQLKDLNFLDRCIKETLRLRPPIMTMMRMAKTPQTVAGYTIPPGHQVCVSPTVNQRLKDSWVERLDFNPDRYLQDNPASGEKFAYVPFGAGSKT, from the exons aTGGTGGTGCTGGGCTTACTGCAAGCGGGCAGGTCGGTGCTGGGGCAGGCTATGGAGCAAGTGACAGGAGGCAACCTCCTATCCATGCTACTCATTGCCTGCGCCTTCACGCTCAGCCTGGTCTACCTGCTCCGCCTCGCCGTCGGCCACCTGGCCCCACTGCCGCCTGGGGCG aaAAGTCCACCATACATTTTCTCTCCAGTTCCATTCCTTGGACATGCTATAGCATTTGGGAAAAGTCCAGTTGAATTCCTAGAAAATGCATATGAGAAG TATGGACCTGTATTTAGTTTTACCATGGTGGGCAAGACGTTTACCTACCTTCTGGGGAGTGATGCTGCTGCACTgctttttaatagtaaaaatgaAGACTTGAATGCAGAAGATGTCTACAGTCGTCTGACAACACCTGTGTTTGGGAAGGGAGTTGCCTATGATGTGCCTAATCCA GTTTTCTTGGAgcagaagaaaatgttaaaaagtggTCTTAACATAGCCCACTTTAGACAGCATGTTtctataattgaaaaagaaacaaaggagtaCTTTCAAAGTTGGGGAGAAAGTGGAGAAAAAA ATTTGTTTGAAGCTCTTTCTGAGCTCATAATTTTAACAGCTAGCCATTGTTTACATGGAAAGGAAATCAGAAGTCAACTCAATGAGAAGGTGGCACAACTGTATGCAGATTTGGATGGAGGTTTTAGCCACGCAGCCTGGCTCTTGCCAGGCTGGCTCCCTTTGCCTAGTTTCAG ACGCAGGGACAGAGCTCATCGAGAGATCAAGAATATTTTCTATAAGGCAATCCAGAAACGCAGAGAATCAGGAGAAAAAATTGATGACATTCTCCAAACTTTACTAGATTCTACTTACAA GGATGGGCATCCTTTGACAGATGATGAAGTAGCAGGCATGCTTATTGGATTGCTCTTGGCGGGGCAGCATACATCCTCAACTACCAGCGCCTGGATGGGCTTCTTTTTGGCCAGAGACAAAACACTTCAAGAAAAATGTTACTTAGAACAGAAAACAGTCTGTGGAGAGAATCTGCCTCCCTTAACTTATGACCAG ctcAAGGACCTAAATTTTCTTGATCGCTGCATAAAAGAAACATTAAGACTTCGACCTCCTATAATGACCATGATGAGAATGGCCAAAACTCCTCAG ACTGTGGCAGGGTATACCATTCCTCCAGGACATCAGGTGTGTGTTTCTCCCACTGTCAATCAAAGACTTAAAGACTCATGGGTAGAACGTCTGGACTTTAATCCTGATCGCTACTTACAGGACAATCCAGCATCAGGAGAGAAGTTTGCTTATGTGCCATTTGGAGCTG
- the CYP51A1 gene encoding lanosterol 14-alpha demethylase isoform X2, with amino-acid sequence MVVLGLLQAGRSVLGQAMEQVTGGNLLSMLLIACAFTLSLVYLLRLAVGHLAPLPPGAKSPPYIFSPVPFLGHAIAFGKSPVEFLENAYEKYGPVFSFTMVGKTFTYLLGSDAAALLFNSKNEDLNAEDVYSRLTTPVFGKGVAYDVPNPVFLEQKKMLKSGLNIAHFRQHVSIIEKETKEYFQSWGESGEKNLFEALSELIILTASHCLHGKEIRSQLNEKVAQLYADLDGGFSHAAWLLPGWLPLPSFRRRDRAHREIKNIFYKAIQKRRESGEKIDDILQTLLDSTYKDGHPLTDDEVAGMLIGLLLAGQHTSSTTSAWMGFFLARDKTLQEKCYLEQKTVCGENLPPLTYDQLKDLNFLDRCIKETLRLRPPIMTMMRMAKTPQTVAGYTIPPGHQVCVSPTVNQRLKDSWVERLDFNPDRYLQDNPASGEKFAYVPFGAGTFLQTSVGV; translated from the exons aTGGTGGTGCTGGGCTTACTGCAAGCGGGCAGGTCGGTGCTGGGGCAGGCTATGGAGCAAGTGACAGGAGGCAACCTCCTATCCATGCTACTCATTGCCTGCGCCTTCACGCTCAGCCTGGTCTACCTGCTCCGCCTCGCCGTCGGCCACCTGGCCCCACTGCCGCCTGGGGCG aaAAGTCCACCATACATTTTCTCTCCAGTTCCATTCCTTGGACATGCTATAGCATTTGGGAAAAGTCCAGTTGAATTCCTAGAAAATGCATATGAGAAG TATGGACCTGTATTTAGTTTTACCATGGTGGGCAAGACGTTTACCTACCTTCTGGGGAGTGATGCTGCTGCACTgctttttaatagtaaaaatgaAGACTTGAATGCAGAAGATGTCTACAGTCGTCTGACAACACCTGTGTTTGGGAAGGGAGTTGCCTATGATGTGCCTAATCCA GTTTTCTTGGAgcagaagaaaatgttaaaaagtggTCTTAACATAGCCCACTTTAGACAGCATGTTtctataattgaaaaagaaacaaaggagtaCTTTCAAAGTTGGGGAGAAAGTGGAGAAAAAA ATTTGTTTGAAGCTCTTTCTGAGCTCATAATTTTAACAGCTAGCCATTGTTTACATGGAAAGGAAATCAGAAGTCAACTCAATGAGAAGGTGGCACAACTGTATGCAGATTTGGATGGAGGTTTTAGCCACGCAGCCTGGCTCTTGCCAGGCTGGCTCCCTTTGCCTAGTTTCAG ACGCAGGGACAGAGCTCATCGAGAGATCAAGAATATTTTCTATAAGGCAATCCAGAAACGCAGAGAATCAGGAGAAAAAATTGATGACATTCTCCAAACTTTACTAGATTCTACTTACAA GGATGGGCATCCTTTGACAGATGATGAAGTAGCAGGCATGCTTATTGGATTGCTCTTGGCGGGGCAGCATACATCCTCAACTACCAGCGCCTGGATGGGCTTCTTTTTGGCCAGAGACAAAACACTTCAAGAAAAATGTTACTTAGAACAGAAAACAGTCTGTGGAGAGAATCTGCCTCCCTTAACTTATGACCAG ctcAAGGACCTAAATTTTCTTGATCGCTGCATAAAAGAAACATTAAGACTTCGACCTCCTATAATGACCATGATGAGAATGGCCAAAACTCCTCAG ACTGTGGCAGGGTATACCATTCCTCCAGGACATCAGGTGTGTGTTTCTCCCACTGTCAATCAAAGACTTAAAGACTCATGGGTAGAACGTCTGGACTTTAATCCTGATCGCTACTTACAGGACAATCCAGCATCAGGAGAGAAGTTTGCTTATGTGCCATTTGGAGCTG GGACATTCCTGCAAACATCTGTAGGAGTGTAA